From the genome of Nicotiana tabacum cultivar K326 chromosome 2, ASM71507v2, whole genome shotgun sequence:
TCAATCGTGAACCGACGAGATTCGGTCTTATTCACGAAGTAGTAGAGGAGGGTCATAACCGTCCACAACGATGGGTGGATTTGCCCGAggcacacctcgtacctcttgTAAAAGTTTAGGATGATCGGGTCTATTGGGCccagtgtgaagggataagtgtaaatacttaagtacccctccacatgggtagtgACGACGTCCTCGATCCCGGGGACTACTACGTTCTTGCCTTCCCAATGGGGTAATGAACGCCGACAAGGGAGGCTCGGAGGCTGGTTCATTAGCAGCCATAATGGAGGAAGCCGTTTCGAGGGCAACCACCTCAGGGGCGACCGATTCAGTACCAGCGGCCGGTTGAGAAGATGAAGAGGCAACTTGTTGAAGAACAGTTTTCGATGGTTTGGCCATTGTCATCTGGGGGAgtgtttgaaaatttgaggaaaaaaTGGAAAGTTTTGGAAAAAACGGATTTTGAAAATGAAGAACAAAAtgtgaagatttgaagaaaattaGGGCAGAGATCTAGAGATTGCTATGGAGATTGGAGAACAATGATaaagatatgaaggtttgaagaaggTTTTGATAATGGCTGGAAAGCTCGAAAATAGCGGTTTGGTCGGAAAGTAAAAAAAGGACAAAGGAAGGAGGCTTTTATAGGAAAACAGCCGACGCTTCGCATTTGGAGGCAACCTGCCGGTGAGCGACACGTGTtcgaagtcagaacgacgcgaTTGATGGGACGTTTCGGCTCCCTCGTCGTaacgtacgaaggaaggaaccggAGTCATCTGTCGATTCCCATAGTTTCGGCAAGCCTAATCTTTGAGAAATGAGGGAACTATCTTTATATGGGTAAAACCGAACCTACTGAATGACTCGATTTTTCGGTGAGTCAAACGGAGCTGGAATGTGATCATAATGAATCAGAGTCAGAGAGAGGAGCCCCTCGTATCGGGGCTCGGCAAAAACATTTGCCCTCGGAGATATCGGGGCCATATCCTCCAGGTCCGGTTTGAGGATTGAGacttcggagagcattaccaaacagttgcacacgactaacaaagggTCGCGATGTCTGCGCCCAACCGGATATAACGACGTGAATCTCGACCTGTATCGGTAGAAAATCAGTGATTAGCGaaacagaagatttttacctttcttagaattgtacttgGGGTAAAACTCTTCCACTATATAAAGGAAAAAATTTATTATTCAttggacacattgtaacacgcatatcaaggcgaTTTATTTTAATTCTCTTTGTTGTTCAAAGTTCTAATTTCTATTCTTAAGTTCTTCACAAGTACAAGCTTGGGATCGAGGGCAGGTTCCTCATCAAGCTACCACTCGAGCTTGGAATCACCCCTATCATTGATTTGGCCATTTATTACGTCTTTCATTTGCTTAATCTAACGTcattaatcacttgtattgaattaattcatatatccttaaaaccacaaataaattcaattgttatccttTTTTTAAGGTAAACAATACACCATATGATTTCCGGTATTAAACGTCCCACAAGTTATGCAAACTTTAATAGCATAAACCAAATATCGTATTAGTTATATTGAGATTAATTAATTATGCAAGATTTTATGCTTGAACGCCTCACAATCCCGTATTTGATTGTTGATAAATGATGAGAAATGTTTAGGTTCAACCTTATCAAATCAAGCTTTAATTTAGAAACTTgaactttttaaatttattttgtttaataacTTTATAAAGTGTGCCTGCACTTACGTGACTCTTTCTTATCCATTTCGATAGACACAAGGAGAAATTGTTACCCTTAACAAGTTAACGTAAGATAGATTCATATAGATTATAATATTTCGAGTGAAAGGGAaccttttttatatttatattacaGTAATTATAGTTTCCTATATAACTCATACTTAGGTTCGTAATGTTTATGTTTATTTGGTCGCAACAACGTGAATAAAAGAAGATAACTTGAAGTAGAATTCATTTTTAAATAGTTACTAGTTCTCTCTAAATAAACATAGGAATTAGGAACCTAAGTATGAGCATATAGGAAATTTGTTTAACCTATCGAACATTAAAAAGGAATTTTCATCATAAGAtcttgtgataaaagccaaaaaCTCAATTCCCTATTTAGAGATTACCCATCTAGAGACGAGTCCTAACATTTATCTTAATTGTATCCTTTAAAACACTGCACGTCAAtgtaaatatatcaaaaattgaaaaaatcccCCCTCAATATATTAAACTTAGTTTTTTAAAGACTGGGAGAAACATCTGCCTCGCATTCGCACTAGTACTAGTTAATTAATATTCTCTCGGTTTTAAAAAGATGAACATATTTGATCGTGCATGGAGTTTAAAAAGGAACAAAAGATCTGTGgtctaaaataactcatagataTTTATATGATCATAAATTATCTCATTACGGATAAAACGAATAGTTTAATGCtacattatttttaaatttaaaaaggaGTCACTATTTCtgaaacagactaaaaaggaaacaGATACACTTTTTTTAAACGAAGGAGTAATAGTTAACTAagtcaaagtagagagagaagtAGTTAAGACTTGGGATTAATGCTCGACAAAAAACTTAAAacaatataacaattattcacTCCGTTTCAATTGATGTGATGTAATTTGATTCGGCATAGAGTTTaagaaatttctttttttttttaaacttgtgATATTAAATATTGCTTAATATTTGTGTAGTCATAAAAGTTTATCattagaaataaaataaataaaattaaaattttaaacttaaaTTATATAAAAGTATGTCATTAATTCTCAAATAAGAAAGTTGACAAAGAAGGGCAGTTGGTAGGGGGTTGTCTGTATATCCACGCAATAGTAGGAGTAGTTGTGAAAAGAATCAAAATTCTGGGCAGAATTTTTAACGTAAGAACAGCAACATAGGCATCGGAAATCCGGTGATCTTTTTATGGCGGTTTTGAGGTGACTAAACGACAGCCAAATAAGGACAAATGTTATCCAAATCCCACTGTTTGTCGTTTTTGGCAAAAGTGATGAAGTAAACCTCACTATTTAAACCAATTAAAATGGAAGTGGAGTTACTTGTTAGGCATTTAAACAGTTGGGCATAGTAAATATGGGGTACTGCCACCTTTTGTTGGCgattcttttttctttagttcTATCAAGAGGTTCATTACCCACGTAAAAGTCAGACTAAATTCAGATTCGCGTAAGAAATCTTATATTGAAAGTAATGTTTCCTAACAAAGACAACTTCATACTAAGCGCTTGAATCGAAAACTTCTAATTAAACATACAGAGTAGTTACCACTCCATCACAACACTTGTTGGTAAGGCATGAcgattcaaacaaaataaaaagatctATTTGCAAATTAATGAAATCCATTACATGTGCCTTTCTTAATAACGAGCTAAACCAACATGAAATGAATTACTCGTTAAAAGGTTAATATTTGATTAAATTTGTTGAAGTCGAGTTCTTACAGTTACTTGGGGTTCGATTCAGAGTTGAAGAGATTTGCGGCAACAGAAAGCAACTTTCCGATTCGGCATAGAGAAATTAACACATAATTTAGCATTTTTAATGATACAAGAAACAATTTTGTGACTATACTTAGCATTTTTAATGATACAGGAAATAATTTTGTGACTTTACTAATATAACGGGTAAAATTAGATTATATGTATGAAATTAACCCCTTTTCCGTAAGTACTTCAAACGCATTTTTCAAAGACAGATGTCACTGACTAGGGAACTTGTGGCTGGGAAGGGATCAAAGTTGATTGCATAAAAGTAAATAGAGGTATTTTCGGCTATCATCAGTTTTGTCTACCCAACTTGAATAGAAAAAAGATAAATTGACTGATTACATTCTTGATACATAAACCATATAATAGGACGGATAAATACTTCCTTATCTAAAAGCAAATCAACCAGTTCTTGGCTGCTTTCGAATGTGTGCACTAAGCTATGAAGGACATAATTAGGAATAATTACAGAAAAAATCAATGAATGTCCAAAATTCTAGGAACATGAAGTTCTGCAACCTAATGATGGTCAAATTCAAACATAGTGAACATGGCTGCAAACATGCATGCTCCGCGCAATATCTACAGTTCGAGGACACTGAAGTAAAGCAGCTTCAGGTTTCCCGGTTCTTCAAATACAACAGATTTTTCAGCAGGGAGACGAGAAGCCAGTTGTATTGCAGAGCAGCAGCAGCTCGCGAAAGCAATTGATTACGCACACATGAAATTCTGCGTACAAAAGCACCATCCTAAGTTGTATGGAGCTACCACCAATATAGTAGTAAATAACTATCTTAGCTGACATCGATTCATTCAGTTAAGAAAATGAAGCCTTCATGCGCCAAATATAGTATACTTCCAAGCTATAAAAATTGAAGTGCACGATTTTCATGCAACCTATAACCAGTGAAAGTCAAAAAGTGGGTCCTTTCATCAGCCCATTGTTCTATTCTTTTACGTTTTCTAATCATAACAACAAAAGAAGGAACTTGAAACCAAATAGCACCAGTCATATTGTAAGAAAGAGATGGCATAAATCTCACCATATGAAATGTTAAAGCTTCAGTTTAATCCTTTCAGACCACTTGAAGATATCCGAGTACACTTGATCTCCTCCCAAGTCTTCTCCAGTAGCCCCAGCAGCTATTCTGATGATATCTTCAATCAGTGCAAAATTTCCCATTATATCAACGTGAGCACCACTTTGCGTTCCCCTGCCCTCTAAAAGATTAGCTGGAGGGGCGTGATTGTACTCTCTTATAAATGTATGGATGCCTGATGGATTGAATCGGGTCTTTCCTCTCCACCCTTTCGCACACATGTAACCTGCACTTAAAATAGGTACCGTTTCATCCCCGTCAGTATGAAAGACACCACCTTTCAAGCAAGGACTTTCATTTCCACCCTCGGCCGAAGAATCTATCTGGAAAGGAATATAGCAATCTCCAGCAGGACTAAGTTTGTATACATATGCTCTTTCAGTTGGAATTCCAACTCCATACATTGAGAAGATTTCCATCCCTGGTGCATTGGGCAATCTGTAAATGGAACATAAGACTGAGAACTAGCTATAAATATGCCAAATAGATTGCTGTAACATACAATGAACTAACTCAAGAGAGATGGAAGAGCATCTTTTGCAACATGTTCTATGAACTACTACTTGCAAACACAGAAGCAAGCATTAATTGCCAAACTGGAACTTTGGGACGGAAACTGATAGTGAAAGTTGACAAGATGGAATCATATTTGCAAAAGAATGTTTGCAGCCCCTAGAACCCTGAAAATATTTCACCTTTATATCTACGTTATACAAAAAAAATTGGTGAACCAAAGAGGTCTGAATCTCAGTTGTGTCCTTAATATATTTGCATACTCTATAGATGGGCTTCAAGTCAAGAAGATAAAGATCGGAGCTGGCCTAAGAGCACGGACATATCAGATCAAAGAATAAGTCTATAGAACAATTTAGAACCTTACTTTGTTTCCAGGGGATTTGACCAATATTTGTAGTGTTCATATTTTTTGTCATCCAGATCATCagcaattccatatgaaaaatgagcACTACCACGCTTCATCAACTTTGGTGCAACAAAATGAAGAAGATCCAAAACAGATCCAGCTGTATAAGCTTTGTAATCTGCCACAGCTTTGACACCTCCAATACCCATATCATGGTACTCAGTCCACACATCACGACAAGTTGAATTAGCATGACTTTTACCTTTGATAGCATCCTGAAGAGAACCGAACAATGGACAGGGCCAGTTAAAACttattttcttattatctttgatcgcttttcGGTGCACCCATATAGCCCCTACTTGTGTAGAAGATTgggcgtcttttgtagagaatcatgttctgatgtaaattctctactttttgtatacttcttgtatacgggagtttttcctcccttttgattaatacaatttaccttatcaaaaaaaaaacttattttcttatttctaagGAAACTTAAAACTGGAAAAGCAGAAATGACAGTCAGAATAGTTTGCTGATAACTACTGCATATGGAAGTTTAAACAAACTAGCCTAGAGCACATctgtctattggaaacagcctctctaccttcactaggtaggggtaaggtctgcgtacacactaactTCCCCAAATCCCACATGTGGGgatatactgggtatgttgttgttgtaatgtaGAGCACATCTGAAAcatgataaaatcaattcatgGATAGTTGAATACATCAAATTTGGGATGAAATAACTGTTACTTCATGGCAATCTGCAATACCACGTATAACTCTAGACTCTTTAGAATGTGTTATACATGCCAAAACTACTTCACCCAGCAACAGGATTAGCCAAAGAAATATCACAAGTTTCCTGATATGCACAGTGACAGTAGATAGTCTTAACGAATGAAGAATTTGCAGTGTACAACTGTGCTTAACAGCACAGTTAATCTAACTAATGACTGCATAAGTGCTTATGTTTTTTAAAAAGCTGATCAAACGACCAATTTTGCATTATGACCTGTCTTTaaagacagttacagaaaaagaaaacatcaAATGAAAGATCCACCTATGAGAGTACTTGCACGTTTTCAACATAATAAAAATTACAAGCTATCTTTCGACTCCAAAAGCTTGATAGAATCACCAACATAATTGAAACTACTACATAAATATGAAACTAGAATCACCAATAGACATTCCAACTAGAGGCTTATATGAAAGGAAGATTTTCTGTTATCACTCAATTTGTGTCTCGTATCACCATGCCTTTCCCATCCTCTACATTAGAAGATAGAGCGAAGGCTACATATGCACTGCATATGGAAAACTGACATATGAAAAAGATAAATATATATTCCAACTAGAGGCTTATATGAAAGAGAAGATTTTCTGTTCTTGCTCAATTTGTGTCTCATATCACCACGCCTTCCCATCCTCTACATTAGAAGATAGAGTAAAGGCTACATATGCACTGCATATGGAAAACTGACACACGAAAAAGATAAAGGTATATTTCACTCGTTTGTGACAGCCTGACAGGTACTTTTTAGTCGGCATATGAAAGTTTATGTCTTAGCATCTGATCCTACTGGTAGCTAATGGGTTATCATGTTATTTTGGAGCATGATAGTTTAAATAGTATTGTATTGGCAATATAAATCCTTGACAGTAGTTagtgaaaatttaaaattcaagaaCATTACTCTGAAGTCAATCCTCTCGATCTCTGATGAGTGTAAATCAGCTACATGCTTCCCAAATGATATTATTCTTCCATACTTCACACGAGTAGCATTAACCGACTTTCTTCCCCTGTCACTCTCTGCTGTCTGGGTGCTGTTGTTCTTCGGCTTCTTTTCGTTACACTCATAGCCTTCTTCTGGGGACCAATCCAGCCCGCCCCAGATAGTGTCTCCGCCTTTTGGTATCATTGACATTGTTGAATCCCATGTACGAGTCATTCTCATTACATGCTGTAAAGTTTGAAAATTGAACATTTCACTTTCCAAAAAACTTGGGGCCATAGACCTGCAGAAGGGGCAAATTCTACTTCAGCCCAGGAATGCCTCTTGCAGATAAACAAAAGACCAGAAACTCCAAGTTAGGTGGCACATGAAATAAACTACTTCTGCATGCATGCATGTGAACAGTACATTCCCTTCACAAGAGTATGCAAATACACACATTACAGGAGATGAACTGATCGAGAAAAAGGCATCAGAATAGTTTCATAGAGGAAATTAACTAGTTGTTTTTAAAGGGTACAAAAAGATTAACTCTTATTTTTCTCTGTACTTTTAACACTAGGAGCATTATTGTGGTACATCTAACTCTAATCGGGCGAAGTCATGATATACAACCTCAGTTATTCAGAGGCGACTATCAATAAGAAGCAGTAGGAACAGAAGGCTAAAAACAGTGTCTAAAATTGATTTAGTATCTTCGTACTTAATGGAGCACAGATTCAATTTCCATCTCTCTCCATTTAAAACTGTagaatgcaaaagaaaaggcaaagaatTTCTTCATTCAAATCTAACAGATGCAATAGCACATTGTGAAAGACCAATAACATTCTCTTTTATGAAGCTATGACAGAAGACAACCACAAAATTGCTTAATCAGATGAAGGAAGAATTGAGAGAGAAACTAGTAGCACGAGGAAAAACCTAAAAAGAGAAACAGAGAGGTTGAAGTGATCTTTTGGCACGGTATCGTTTGTAGACCATTTTAGACATCTGAAGATATTGCCATATATTACTGTATAACAAAGCAAAGAGGCCTGCACAGAAATTCTCCCTTGAACTACATCATATGACTTTTATTCGTAGGTAAAAGTTTTACCTGATTGCAGGTACAACATTATCACCAACAGGGAAAGACAAAGATCCTTTCTGAAccaaaaatataaagataagCCACTTTTCTAGAAAGGGAGGAAAGGAGCCAAAACTACTAGGATCTTTGGCGTTGGGAACTTGTTCATTATACGAGAATGCAAGTTATAAACAATTTATCTTACAAAGAACATCATCAAATTACATACAACTATCAGACATCTCACAAGAAGAAAGACAAAGGAGCGGTACATAACATATTTTAATAAAAACAAgacttcatttttttttaatcagCAAAAGTCAGACGATTCATTGAAGAGAAAGAAACCTGGCAGCAGCAATATCCTTGGCTTCAGCTGAGAATAATCCTGAGACTGCTTTTGGGACACCCAAAAAGGGGCCCCCAATGTTCATTACGGCTTTTATATGTTTAGCACACCAATCAGATCCACCTCCTCCACCCATTGGAGACGGTGCCTCCACCCATTTCATGAAATGCAAGAAGTATAAAACACCCATTGAGTGCGGAATTACAACCACCTTCTTTCCACCACTCGAAGCCACCATGAGTTCTACGTTACTTTTAATCCTGCTTAGAGTTTGATCTCGCACCTGTAGATTTTGAATAAAAAGATGTGTTATTAGATTGCAAGGGTAGCTGCTAGTTGGGATGATGGACATATCTCGTAATTCAGAACAGATGTTGGAAGGAAACATCCTCCAGCAAATTTTACATcagaacaacaacaaaaaacgcACATATGCTGCAGTCGGAGTCACAGTACCTCAGTGTTCTGGAATGAGATTCTCCAATCATAGGCAGCCATATACATGTTCTTCTCCTCATATCCGATGCGAGCCAAATTGGCAATTAAAACGGCCCAAACGAAATAACCTGGAGCAAAGTAATCAGCTGCGACAAGTCCAGAGACAGGTCTAATCCTTATACCAGAAGGATCTAATCCagtttcattatcaagtgacatATGCTCCACCCAGCAAAGAGGTCTGTATTTTATTGGACAAAAGGAGAGCTTTTGTTATGTATTGTAAGCAAAAATTCAGAAGCAGAAGATTCAGTAATATCTCAATTGATCTTCATCGACTATTATGGTTCCAACACTGGAGAAATTTAAAGCCTGACCAATAATTAGTCAGTTGGCGTTAGATAACCCTGATTGGTTCACTCTAAAGCAAATTTCACTTCCAATCGACCAAACTAAGCAGTGAAATCACACTTTTTCATTAGCAagacaaacaaaagaaaagatttAAAGACAATAAGGATGCTTTATTTCCAAACTATGAATTACAAACTTGAGAACCTAACCACATACCTACTTTATTTGCCTCATTAGCCTACTCCACCTAAAGGCATTTGTTTGAAAATTGCCAAAAACAGAGTTTGCAAAAACTTTTCAGAAAGCTTAAAAAACTAAGTTTGCAGAGTCTGTTTTTGATAATTTTCTAACAAATGCCATATCTCCCACCAATCCAATATCCATTTTTTTTTTGGTCGTTTTTTTAGTGAAAACTGaacaaagaaaaaggtaaaggAGATACTGAATACTAATAGCCAACAATAGTTGTTAACTTCACAAGAAACTGTCAAGAAAATACTATTACTAGTAAAGAATGAATCTTTTAGGCTGGTAATTAGCCAATTTCATGATAAATCCTCACATTAAAGTAAAGAATGATTCTTTTCAGCTTTCAGAACCTTTCAATTAACGACTAAGAACACCTTTCTTACGTAATTTCCCTGAATAACATCAAAAGATCCTTTTCACTTACCCAATTTTGATGCACAAATAAACTCCACAACATCAAAAATAGCTAAAGCACACAAATTGGAATgactaaaaaaaaacaaaaaaagagaaaaagctAGTACCTTTTGTACAATTCACCAAAAGTACCACCCCAAAGCCTCTTCCTAAACAAACCTTCAGCACACTGATGTCCTTCCCACAACTCAAGTCCACCAGTCACAATTCCCGGCACAAATACAACCGGATGTTTAGCTCTTAACCCTTCTTTAGCCAATTTAACTCCCGGCGGGTCCGGCAACGGCCCCGTTATCGCCTCCGTTACATACTGTGGGAACGACGCCGGCATTGCGTTGAAAAGGAACAATAACAACCACCATATCGAACATATACAACCTATAAACCAACAACATCCGTCCACACATCCACATCTCCTCCTTCTCCTTAACCTCCTTGAACCTAAATTATTCTCCTTATTCTTATCCTTAAATTCTTCGAACTCAGGCTCTGAATCCGAGGTTTTTTTGGGCTCTGTGCCCTTCCTACGCCTTAGAATCGACATGTATGTATTTTTTGCTATAAATACACGTAACAGGTACAGCTGAATTAATGAATACGAATATTCACTGTTTcagatttctaattatttaattcatgaaCTGAATTTATATAATTGGTGTTTTTAATGACTGAAAGTGAAAGCTGCAGTTAACAGCAGCTTGAGATGAGAATCAGCTCATTTATTCACCTCTCAGCTAATCAAATCTGAAAACTCAAACCCTAGGGCCTAGCTCTGCAAAACATATATGGTCATATACATACAAATACACATGTATGTATATTGTCAGAGCAAATAatattattaagaaaaaaaaacagtttCTATAaatacaaaaagaagaagaaaaatacagaTTTGTATTCCCTCAAAATAGTTTTGTATGTATTGTGTATATATAGGTGGCGGAGGAGGTGGGGGTAGGGGTGGAGGTGGGGTGGGGGGAGTGATCGGAGCAGGAATCCCGGGGAGGGGATGGAAGCGGAGAAAACTATAGAAGGTGGAAGAGAGATGAGAGGTGGGGTCCGTGAGTGACACGTGGAGATTCTTAGGAGCTTCGTGATGTACTTTGTGATTGATTCTCAGCCGTTGATTGAATCGGTGGGGTCAATTTAAGGTTATTTGACGGTGGGGGATATGGTTTTTAATTATGGGAGAATGGCAAGAGGAGGGAGCACGTTAATTAATGAaattgggatatatatatatatatatatatatttaccacACCACATGAGGCGTTTCTCCAAGCTATTTTTATctttccaaactccataaatcagcggcacaatagacagcccaaaagcaacacaaaacagtctaGTACAAGTCAAATAACGCTTCTGAGGACCAACCTCCCCACTCATTCCCGCTTCTGCACCAATTGCACCGCATCTGTGGAAGCGCAGGTGCAGAaaggacctcgcacctgcgatatcTGCTTGCTTCCTACTTGACCTCTTCTACGGTCTCCTTCTCGCTTATTCGGGATCGTACCCAATTTGGCACCTATTTTTATAACGTAATGTTGTTCGGACTAAAGAATGCCGGTGCCATTTCTGTTCTGTGTAAAAATGTAAAGGACTTGTTACGAAAACTGAATGAATTGGTTaacaaaataaggaaaagaaagaacTTTCTTCTtaattatctatattatattaaaagcacgaaagccctTATCGAAATATCATTCGTCATAAATCAActataaggcataaattgagtagtaaatgggagaacggggctgtaatactcaaaacgaccggccgagtcgggTCAAGGGACCCGggaccaatcggaaggcgtgggctatagcacacgaaaatatgggaatcgggcggaattccagtttttttgccgtaaaacgcaaaacaactaggaacggtcaaggcggggcggtaactatggttccttaggtcgtatttcatggcccgatgTTCGggtcttggccaaccagttcatgagattagatgtttcagagcccagtcaggttctaacttgtgtggtttctcaatcttccttatatgatcgcattgttatgaaaataattataacgtagatgtccatttattactccgctatagataatcttcctaaATAAGATTATCCGTTTGCTGCtctattgaagtttatctacaagcagctgatgcaagCAGGTTGCAAGCAATTCAATGAAATAATTTGCAGTAACTTCTTATTAAACAGACAGGTTGCAAGTAACTCATGCAGACAGGTTACAAGCAGCTCAAGAAAAGCCTcacagctgcttcctttcttctataaatagcgGAGTTTTTAGtttattatgtacataagtttgaagttgaataaaaatatcaatctccctctgtacttgtcttcgatttatttactttacagtctttattttataacacgttatcagcacgagactctgtcaTTTTGAGCACTTATGTCGAATTTAATCTCTATTTCATCTTCCCATGTTGCGATATTGCggattttggcatttcaagcaaTATATAATGAATTACCCATTGGGCTATGTCGGTTACTCTCGGTGCTTTGAATCCAGACATGTTAGAGCTGACGACACTGTTTCAGTTTGCGGAACCGATTGGGGTTAGAGCTGACGAGATTGTTAGATCAAGGATGGTATCTTTCATTTATGTGTTATCGCTAGATTTCCCTTTGTTAACAGTTGATGCTACCAGTATCTATTGATATTATGAGTTCTCATAACACACATGCTTCAGCTTTGGCTAATTTAC
Proteins encoded in this window:
- the LOC107818243 gene encoding phospholipid:diacylglycerol acyltransferase 1, with the protein product MSILRRRKGTEPKKTSDSEPEFEEFKDKNKENNLGSRRLRRRRRCGCVDGCCWFIGCICSIWWLLLFLFNAMPASFPQYVTEAITGPLPDPPGVKLAKEGLRAKHPVVFVPGIVTGGLELWEGHQCAEGLFRKRLWGGTFGELYKRPLCWVEHMSLDNETGLDPSGIRIRPVSGLVAADYFAPGYFVWAVLIANLARIGYEEKNMYMAAYDWRISFQNTEVRDQTLSRIKSNVELMVASSGGKKVVVIPHSMGVLYFLHFMKWVEAPSPMGGGGGSDWCAKHIKAVMNIGGPFLGVPKAVSGLFSAEAKDIAAARSMAPSFLESEMFNFQTLQHVMRMTRTWDSTMSMIPKGGDTIWGGLDWSPEEGYECNEKKPKNNSTQTAESDRGRKSVNATRVKYGRIISFGKHVADLHSSEIERIDFRDAIKGKSHANSTCRDVWTEYHDMGIGGVKAVADYKAYTAGSVLDLLHFVAPKLMKRGSAHFSYGIADDLDDKKYEHYKYWSNPLETKLPNAPGMEIFSMYGVGIPTERAYVYKLSPAGDCYIPFQIDSSAEGGNESPCLKGGVFHTDGDETVPILSAGYMCAKGWRGKTRFNPSGIHTFIREYNHAPPANLLEGRGTQSGAHVDIMGNFALIEDIIRIAAGATGEDLGGDQVYSDIFKWSERIKLKL